Below is a genomic region from Raphanus sativus cultivar WK10039 chromosome 4, ASM80110v3, whole genome shotgun sequence.
AGTTTCCCGTCTTCGACCACATATGGTACATATGAAGCAGTTATAAGACTCCTTGAACGGTTGTGAAACGTGAGCTTGTAAGATCTTTCTTCACCAGAAGCAGTCACAATCTCCCACCAAACCCTAACTCCTTTGTATTCATCTCTGATTTTGACCTCGTTTCGTTTCAGGACCAAACCTTTATTCTCTTTCACCTGGCTTCCTCTGAGGTGCTTGGATTTATCGGTTGCTTTCGCCTCAAGGTAGGTCTCGATGGCTGAGAAAGCGTGGTTGAGACGGTACTCATCGCTCTCGGGGAAGTTGATGTCGACGTGGAGAGAAGAGGTTGGTGAAATAATCTGAAAAACTCTTTGAGCGAAACAGAGTTGTTGGAATGATGACAAAAGGAACTCTTTGATGGCAATCTTCAAATGGTTAGGGAAGATTTGTTGAACTATTGCCCAGATAAAGAACAAACTTGCCATGCTTGAGCCTATAGTTCCAAATGTACtgcccatcatcatcatcatcatcatcgttatACCAAAGAAgatctttctttttgttctttgtgtttgtttgtattTTGTGCAAACCCTCTCTCTTAGCTTTTATAGAAAATGAGACTAGTAGTCTTTAGCGTTTAgtctttttgtttaatattatatcGTCGGCAGTTCATACAATAGTTCAAATTTCTCCGCTTGACGGATGTGGTCTTCTAAACTTTTCTGCAATAAAGTGTAAGTCGTCTTTTAATAATCCTAGTAGGCTAATACACTAACCTAGTCATAGGGAAAAAAACCCTAGTGTGTTTTAAAAGGCTATAGTTCTCAATCTAGACGGTTCAAAAGCTTGATGAAATCTGCCGAAAGTATTTTGCAAAGACGTCCTAGTTCTGAATTAGTGGGACACGTTTAAAATGTTGAGTTTCCCATTAATCCACTCAAATAAACGTTTTAGATTAATCTGTTTGAACTTGTGACAAAATCAAATACATTGTCCCATTTCCATAGGCAACTTGTTCACATATAGCTTCTGTCACCGCATGCCGTGCCGAACGTCGATAGTAGGACTAGCTAGAATCTCAATAATTTCCAGCGGAATCAGACGAACTAATTGAAGATATagatgtaaatttattttaaaaaattaacgaAATGACAGGGAAATGTCTAGTTAAATAGTTAAGAATAATAACGAGATATATATATCTGAAGTGATAGaatcgtattttataaactatgaATTATTGAATattgaaaagaataaaaatgataaaattataccaaaGAGTAAAAAAAGGATGATACAATTGCAGAAGcaagatattatctctttccttaactcaaaatacgtcccatAGTgtgacggttcgataacgtaatgagttcCAGGATACAActtcaaacaatcttctgaatttgcgtcactctattaGAAATctggcgaaactagttttgtgttgtactcccagacacaaaataaaataaaataaaaacatcactaTTGCACATGGAGGAATTGTActtgtttttggttttcaagTGTCTCTCTCtatctgataagtagagttaccgccagacctcatcttagttcataggctaaacTCATTCCTCTTGATTATATTACACTTTATCTCATGACACATCTTTAATAAGACGATCCTAGATTGTCATCACAGTGAACATAATCTCTTGAAATTAGTCGAGATCAAttgttttaatgatttttgtcatcttttttttttcaagatacaattaaccattatacacaaaactcagtgtatcacactagttttttttttaaatatcatagTTTGATAACTATCACTAAGTTCATATGGTCTCTTGCCAATGACTTTACATGGTAAGCAAATCTTCCTCCACATTTCTTGAGATGGCTCAAAACcatgcatatttacatttaatatctcttaaaagtttagaaagttaatctacaactcctttttagatttaaatgaataataaaaacaatttcgaaaattgttacaattttctttagaatgtatttcattctcggaaaattatattttagatacaactattttcatagttctctcaagttgatttagaaatccaacttgtatatattttgattttttttttcaaaatatatttttgctttatagcaaatatacatatcattataTGATATTGTTTGTACCATTAAAACCATCATTTTCTATGGTTATTCTCAAACATATTGACTTTAGAAACTACAATAcacatgtcagtttcagtcataTTGGTCTGAAAATTCTCATTAGTTTTGCATgtcaacctttttaaaaaatgcatttaagcattgacgaaatacaaatgttttgatcaatatcaacaaacattttatttcttatggcaaataatttatatgtggcagacctctCCCAAATTTTATTAGGGCCTCGACTCACAAAATCTATTTCCATCCATACCAATTGATCTCTCAAAgatcaaattttttttccttataatcaacttaatttaattattaagtacttgatcattaaaaaaacaagaagaaattCAAGTTTCAAGTATGGTGAtctcaattggtgacagcttgtcttGTGGAGagttgttaaagggtgaggtctTGGGTTCGAGTAATGCCAAGCGCATCAATAACCTACATGTATGACCGTGAGGGACGCACATGTGAGGGGTTAGGGTCGATGCTCTGCAGGACCAGCTGGGATCCACGGGACGGACTGTTACATAAAGAGATATATGAATGCATAAATAAAGTTACTTAAAAATCAGAATTATTTTGATAGATGTTGCTGCataacaaaacatcaaaaatattaatatattaaaactatgcaaattatatttattatattaaaacatgtataaactaatatataaatgatatcaatataattttgataGGAAAAAAGTCCAACAACATTCAATATAAAGTCTTTCAACCTAAAACAAAAGAACCATAAAATATAGATAAATCATTTAAATGCAATGTTATACAATCCacagcatttaaaaaaaaaatcatgagtTTTGTTGTATTCCAAGTctgaaacattttttatttataatattacattaataatataagtaaaattagaTGACTTTCCGCGATATCGGCatgatattatttaaatattatttgcgGTAAGtgaattttgtatatattttaaatctattataattttgaaaaattaaatttgttgattaaaataatattgaacTTTTAATCGACTGGTAAATAAGTTGGAAATTTGTAAGTTAAACATGATACATAAGCATACGCGTTGAGCCAAGTGGAGTAGATTATCTAATTTGTTTTAGCATTTAGTGTTTTAATGGTCGAGGCCgtaacatttggtatcagagcaggaaATCAGGGATGGCAGGATGGATGAGGAAAGCTTGATGGATCGACCAAAGAAATGGTCGGATGAGCGATATGGATGAATTTCAAGTTATAAACCTGAAACAAATGCAAGATGAATGAGATGCTGATGATAATGATAAATACATGAGTAATAAATGAAAGGATAGGATGGAATTAGGGTGCttgatgtgtatcactctcagcctaatcagttgatgattgaagCGGATTGAGATGGTACTTTgcttgctggatgtgtatcactctcaagcttggcaaacaaATGGGATGGAAGGAAGGGTGGATTGAGGACGCACAAGACTCTATGGACAATAGCCTTGATAAGTCAAGATGCTctagagctgcttctcacaaactcagAAGACTTAGAACAATAGTTTTgacaaaactagaaaaactgaataattcataTTACTTTCAAGACGATTAAGATGATCTCCTAGCTTCCACAAATAATTTTGGTCCAAATCGAATTGGCTGAAAGCTCTCCATAAATAATAtcggtttgaccggttttggagaattGAGCAAACCAAGTATATCTTCTGGTTGGATTTGATTTCGGACTTGGTTCTTCTTGATCTGGACTCTTAAAAGGCTCCTTAATATAACAAATGGCTTCAGTCAAGACCTCTTCATGGTTAGACTTTTATGGACCAAAATGTGGCTGATCTGGCCTAGCGGATGCTGAGAAGATTGGCTGtcttgtaaaatccataacttcATAACTCCTGGACCAATTATCTTGAATTCGGACTTTCTGGAAAGCTGAGAACTTCCTCTTGAATCCCatgatcggctttggttcaggctGCTACTTCATTGGGTTTGAATCTTCTTCAAAAGTttggtactcgcagatggacgAGTTagagaacctccggtttgtaaaattcatagcttcttcctccgtaaagattttcttgtaattccaagACTCAGTGAATCCTTCATGAATTGGACTTCTAGAaaaattggattcatgacaaaagaTCTTCTGGTTATTGAGATATTTGACTTGGACTGGACCTCTGTCGCTGGTATCTctaaagtggccggtttggatagcttggttgacctctggttcaatcACTGGTTTGATGGCCACATCATACCCTCCCCCTTGACAAAGTTTCGACCTCGAAACTGGATAACCTGCACCAAAATAGAGCAAGTCAGCTTTCATCATATTTTGAGATTCTAAAACCTTACCTTGATATTGTCTTGGTTTGGGAATGAGTTGTGCATCTAGTGGCTCTTCTTTGaaaagatgggaaatgatcacgcctctggcctGGACATGGTCATTGCTTCTGTTCTGAATTTTATGGTTCTCCACACTTCTGGAGTTCATGGTTCTGACCATGTTTGGGATTGTCTCTCCTAGCAACAAAACATTATCTGGTGGGATTTCTTTGAAGCTCTTTTCTTTGTAACCTGAAAAATTCTTAGCATTCTAGACAAAGACCAAGGgaattatatctgatactggAGTTTTGTGAGCAGAATGTATTATGGCTGAATTTATCTTGggtgcatcagcatgatgaagaattaaattcttcgGATAGGTTTGGATTGATGGCTGCTTTTCTTGCATCATTTTACCTTGGTTGGTAGGATCACCTTCTCGTGATACCTTAGTTCTGTTTTTATGTCCTTCTTGACTTATTCCTGGTTCAAAATAttttggcaaagacaagtaTATTATACCATATACTAAAGTAGAAAGATTTATAAACTGATAGAAACAAAGAACAATAAATCTTACTTTCAGCTGTGGCAGCAAGAAATTCtatttctttgtttggcttGCTCTCACCCTGGTCTTCTGTACCTATCACAGTTCCTTTTGGACAAGACCAGAGCCGTGCTCACCATTATACAAAGAGGCATGAGCCCTAGGCCCTTCATTTTTCATCAATATTTGGGGCCCCATGCATACAAAATACAGTAGATGTTCATGGAATATGAAAAGTGTATACATATGTTATATGTTAGGAGCTTGattgtttatgtattttattcttTACATTTTAGTTTGGTCTTATTTTAGTGGATTATTTTTGTCACAAACATATCTAGTGTATCTACAACTTTAATTGTTTACAATATAAGAATGCCTTAGGCTCCCAAAATTGTAGGCACGGCACTGGACAAGACAAGTATATTAATCCtgtcatataattaataataacatcCTGATCTAGACTGAATTTTATCTCAGGTTTCAGAACATGAACAATCTCTTGTacagattttggtttccacttgtggtgtGGATATCGACCAAAGCAATGCAAGTAAATCTTTATAGTGAACCTCATTGCAAATGATCAAAGAGATCGGATCTAGCAAATTATAAGGTTTAGTAGGTGCAGATTGTGATAACTGGAACGTAAAGAGAAGCTAACATGGGAACATGTGAGATATTCAAGTATCAGACATAAAGTGAATTTAAAATGAACTGGTTGGAAGGTACAATTGTCAATTGTGGCTTAGAATGGAAGTtggtttaaaatatatctaatcgaaataatgtatatttatatgCTAGTTTAAATTAAGTTGTTAGTCATTGATATAATCAATGAACCAAACATATTAAAGGAGCCAAACACCTACTATTCTAGAGTATGTTCAAATTTAAATGGCAACTTGTAAATGGTAGATAAATTTTAGGATCCtaaattaatagagtagatatTCAACTATAAGTTTaaaatgatttgtattaaaaaaaaatcactttatTTAAAcgtagatttttaaaaacagtttaaaattcagtgttattgaacttggtattttataaaacattatgaaattcatttttattgaaaaaaaaattaagttagagattttagagtatttaaaatgtttctaagattt
It encodes:
- the LOC108850648 gene encoding AAA-ATPase At5g40000-like; translated protein: MMMMMMMGSTFGTIGSSMASLFFIWAIVQQIFPNHLKIAIKEFLLSSFQQLCFAQRVFQIISPTSSLHVDINFPESDEYRLNHAFSAIETYLEAKATDKSKHLRGSQVKENKGLVLKRNEVKIRDEYKGVRVWWEIVTASGEERSYKLTFHNRSRSLITASYVPYVVEDGKLIKAKKQQTRLFTNNPSSQWFLSHNMWRSIEFEHPANFETLAMDPEKKKEIMSDLTAFTNGKDYYKKIGKAWKRGYLLYGAPGTSKSTMVSAMAKFLNYNIYDLELTAIKNNSELRKLLTTTSSKSIVVIEDIDCSVDLTGNRTKKLSRLSCEDNGIKLAG